The Geotalea uraniireducens Rf4 genome window below encodes:
- a CDS encoding AfsA-related hotdog domain-containing protein: MLLSSREIKDLYDHIVGKQGLSENHIPKKYVHKLDPTQVVISEINQVDDSAVRRYCENNLIHSIYYCQAKPNLECQVCFDHPLDHYPLMKQFELIRQFGIASCHTHYNVPLEGYIVIANKIHFDYLTFGELDAPLAIICVDQNVEMNGDILKKRDCQFFYVQQGKLCAFADAALTTMKRDLYQKLRKISRGKMFDISRSATIPTNIDILQLRAPARAGI; encoded by the coding sequence ATGCTACTGTCAAGCAGAGAAATTAAAGACCTTTACGATCATATCGTTGGGAAACAGGGACTCAGCGAGAATCATATTCCGAAAAAGTATGTGCACAAATTAGATCCGACTCAGGTGGTAATAAGCGAAATTAACCAAGTAGATGATTCAGCTGTTCGCCGGTACTGCGAAAACAATCTGATACATTCAATCTATTACTGCCAAGCCAAGCCGAATCTTGAATGTCAGGTATGTTTCGATCACCCTTTAGACCACTATCCTCTTATGAAGCAGTTCGAGTTGATCCGCCAGTTTGGAATCGCTTCGTGCCATACTCATTATAATGTACCACTTGAAGGATATATCGTTATTGCTAATAAAATACATTTTGACTACCTTACCTTCGGCGAGCTTGATGCTCCTTTGGCAATTATTTGTGTTGACCAGAACGTCGAGATGAACGGAGACATACTCAAGAAACGTGATTGTCAATTTTTCTATGTGCAACAGGGCAAGCTGTGCGCGTTCGCTGATGCAGCATTGACAACTATGAAACGCGATCTTTATCAAAAGTTGCGGAAAATAAGCAGGGGCAAGATGTTTGATATCTCCAGGTCGGCTACGATCCCGACCAATATCGATATTCTGCAATTGCGGGCTCCGGCAAGAGCGGGGATATAG
- a CDS encoding SDR family NAD(P)-dependent oxidoreductase, translating to MKKIALITGPTAGIGYELSKLFAKDGYDLVLVSRDEVRLQALGQELKNMYGTQSHILVTDLANGNSPRKIHNFVKQQGISVDILVNNAGFQVYGTFSETPLDKELDMLHVHITGLTILTKLFLVDMLAKGSGRILNVGSTGSFVPGGPFNAVYCATKAYILSFSEAIAEELKGTNITVTTLCPGATATEFAKRANIEDITLFKYKWGVMDARTVARAGYDALNQGKRSIVPGFANKMTVYSIKFTPRRLMTIATKLFMSR from the coding sequence GTGAAAAAAATAGCGCTGATTACTGGTCCTACAGCGGGCATCGGTTATGAACTGAGCAAGCTCTTTGCAAAGGATGGCTATGATCTTGTGCTCGTCTCGCGAGACGAAGTACGTCTGCAAGCCCTTGGTCAGGAACTAAAAAACATGTATGGGACACAGTCGCATATTCTTGTCACAGATTTAGCGAATGGGAATAGTCCTCGGAAAATCCACAACTTTGTGAAACAACAGGGAATTTCCGTGGATATTCTTGTCAACAATGCAGGTTTCCAGGTCTATGGCACATTTTCGGAGACCCCCCTGGACAAAGAGTTGGATATGCTCCATGTCCACATTACCGGCTTGACGATTCTGACGAAACTGTTCCTCGTCGACATGCTTGCCAAGGGGAGCGGAAGGATACTCAATGTCGGCTCCACCGGCTCATTTGTCCCTGGTGGACCATTCAACGCCGTTTACTGTGCCACTAAAGCATACATACTCAGTTTCTCCGAAGCAATCGCTGAAGAATTGAAAGGAACTAATATTACCGTCACTACACTCTGTCCGGGCGCGACCGCCACGGAATTTGCGAAACGCGCAAATATCGAAGACATTACCCTCTTTAAATATAAATGGGGGGTCATGGATGCGCGCACGGTGGCACGCGCTGGATACGATGCGCTAAATCAGGGGAAAAGAAGCATCGTTCCTGGCTTCGCCAACAAAATGACCGTTTATTCTATTAAATTCACGCCGCGACGTTTAATGACCATTGCTACGAAACTCTTCATGAGCAGATAA